The Lepeophtheirus salmonis chromosome 2, UVic_Lsal_1.4, whole genome shotgun sequence region TTCCAGAAGTAGAGCAAAATCTCCTATTTCATGGGGTATTTCGTGTAAGAGTATGCAAACAGTTGTCAATATTCCAACCTTGGTTGAAACACTGAATGCACTTCCTAAAAATAAAgtctatatataaaagtaatcctttttaattcctttttaattactaaaataaaaagagttggATTTACCAATAGAAAGTCCATGATTTAAGTTATCGACAGAATTTGCTAACAGATTAGAGTACCCAGATCCTTGTGGACTATGTGAGAaagtttcaataaataaacaaacaaagagACCCAGAAGTATTCCAAGTCCAACTTGGGATTGGTTATTTCCACAACGACTATAAGACTCTGGTAATATTTGCAGGAAAGTATCTCCAAGAAGACCGCCAACGGCAAAACTGAGTAAAAAACGATACATTAGGGGACGTGTTTTGACATCAGACAAAAATAAACAGGGAAGCATTCCAGCCAATCCAACAAGACTGGATCCAAAGGCTGCACCAAGCCATCCTGGTAATTGACTTGGAGTATCGATGACTTCGTATGATATATTATTGGTCATTATTATCCACACTTTATACGCGGATTTTATTGGAGAAAGTAAtgtgttctttttcttttttatgccATGTACAACAAATATCTTGAGATGATTCTTCTGTGTTAGGAATTAAATACTGAATATACCTGATACTATTAGTACAAACtatcatttgaaaattatgttttttaaaaaactatattgacTTTATGataacacaaacaaaaaaaagggatataaactaatattatatatatataactacatgCTTAGATTTTGAGATTTGAAAACATTGATGTTTTGAAACACATATGCTGAATAAAACTAAGTAGTATCGTCGTCACAATATTAATATCCAAGTACATATTCTACACGTATTTGCTTacgcaatatttatttaaaatgtattatatatatttcatagcaCCAACCGCGGCAAGAGTAGGAATTATATTGAAGTAATAGTATAAAGtcattctttattaaataaaacaaatcctAAAGGTCGAATTTCactgatataataattaaatataatcttgcgtACTTcgtattattataatgtttcgaAAGTATACTGCAAAATCCAGCAATTCATCGGACGgaacattaatataataatgtcaTTAGCTCCATTTATTGGCTAATTTTATCACTTTttggagtttattttttaattatatgtacctCTACTTTTAAGATGGACAACTTTAAAGTATCTTATCATTGCTGAAGACAGATAGTAACATAGTTTTGTGAAGAATGCGAAGGGTCTTCATTAATACATCATGCATTGTTTGttctaatgataatttaatgtGTATTTAGCCATAGAAAACTACGAGatatacaataacaataatGGAGTatttgtgtatcataattatcTTCATTTAGTTAGTCAAGGTAACGTGTATAGCTAGAACGACAAAATTGAAccttgatattaaaatatgtatataatgcatAGCTAGAAACTAGAATGATTTAAGTTGATAAATGGACCACGAATAATTAAATGGATTCAATCCATTTTAAAGTCCTtgctactttttttaacaaatgacaatttttaaaggAGTACTCATATTTGCCTCTAGATGTCACTTTTTTATACACACATAACAACTTGTTATtaacaaagatacaaataaataaaataaatattattttccactAGAGTACCGGAGTTGAGTTTCTTCGTTtcgttcaaatatatttacgtTGCATCATAGTATTAGCAGTGCCAATGTCGTCGCCTTCATCTTCTCAAACCCCAGGATGTTCAAGTAGTTCTGGAGGAGATAAACATATTCCGATCCGTCCCGTATTCAGCTCTCCTGGACAAATTGAAGATGGAGCAAAGGGATCCAGCTTAGACAATTCCAATTTAGAGTTGATTATGGCTCGTCATTTCTTTCCTGATGATGTTGAGAAGTCTCTTAGAGCTATGCAAAAGGAGGAACATGTCAAGAggttgaaaaatttaagaaaatctcTGGAGGGTCTTCAAAAAACTCAATGGCAATTCACTCCCATTAATAAACTAACTGGGCAATAAAGTTtcatttatctataattattattagtaataatttcaatattcatactgtttcttttttatagctattattagtatatttatttgtattctgTACTATTTGATTTGGCATTCTAACTCTagaaattattgaataacttCGTTATTCTCACATTATTAAGAAATGTTTAGGCTAAGTTTATATACCTAGTAAATATTTCCAAGTTTATAATTTCGAACATACATTTTCTCTGCTTTTTTtacctaatttaattaatgtttattcatctaaaaagcCAACGAAAATGgaagtaataaataatcaattttttcattccttGCTTATTAGTGCTCAaccaatcaattatttataatcattttacgttcgagaaaataaaatatattttattcttattgtaAGAAATaaccaacaaaaaacaaatataacaaaaattaaaataataaaactaaattgtttCTATGGGATCTTTTGGAGGAGGCTTATCTTTATTATACTTCCGTCTTCTTTCATATACTTCAGTCATGTTGTGTGTAGCTCCTAATATCAATCCAGCTCCAATCAAGAATGATCCACCCATATAAAAGGATATATCGTATCGAAAGGTCTTATCATAAATTCCTCCTGAAATGAATACAATAAGACAAATATATACTacattaaaaatagtcaaacttACCAGCCAATGGTGGACTTATCATGGCTCCTATACCTTCAAAAACCAGAAGAAATCCGTAACCAATGCTTATATTATTCGGACCTACTATTTTAATCGTAACTTCTGGTATCAATGGCCCCATACAAGCGCTGTGGAATCCAAAAATCCCGCTACAAAGTAATAAAGCTACGCAACATTAGTCTTAAATAATACATTGGCTCTAAATGCCTTACTGTAGAAGCTGTCAGCAATTGGCATTACAAAAACTGACAATCCTTGTAGCAAATTACAAGCGCAATATATAGCAATCACAGAACCTTTGGCATAGTAGCAGATGATCCCGAAGCCGATTCTTCCAAAAAGATTGGATATTCCAAATACGCTCACAAGTAAGGGTACATGTGAAATATCTAGGAAATGTATAGTCTTATAAAATTCAACATTATGAACTATTATCATGGTGTATCCAAAAAGCATCATGAAGTTGTTAACACACAAGGCAGAATAAGATGGGATCTTAAAGAGTGACAATGCTTGTTTCGACTCATTCATAAAGCTATTGAgacacacttaaaaaaataattacgatAGTTATTGttgcataattaattaattatacaccTAATTGCTTACTTCCTTTTTCATACTTTGTTGAATCAGAAGGGATGTTTTCCTTGTTTCTAATTGGAAATGGCCTCATAACTAGGCCTGCAACCATTATGCATACTACAAAACATGCATTCGCAACTATCGCTGATCTCCATGTCAGTGTATCGAGCAACGCTCTATCAAAgagtaatattttgataaaatattaggtTTATTATTATGAGTTTTACATAAAGGGACAACAGCATAATTTGAGATAATTAGGATATGAAAATATACTtgttaatgtaagaaaaaatgaaacttcCAAATCCTGCTCCGGATGATGCAATCCCAAGTGCAATGGATCTTTTCTCCTCAAAATAATCGCAAATGATAACAACTGAGGGTGTAAATGCAAAACCCAATCCCAATCCGGTAATAATACTAAATGTGAGGTAAAGAAATTCAATACAAGGTACAAGAGAGCTCATAGAAAGTCCAAAACAGGCCAATGCACCACCAATGCATATGATTGTTCTGCATGAATATTTAAAGATCAATAAGCTGGATATGAGGCCACCAAGATAAGTCATAGAATTGAGGAGCGATCCAATTAAAGATGTTTTAGCGGCAGTAGAGTGGAATTCATGAATAAACACCGAGTTCCATATCCCAACCGTCCAAATGATACCGTGTATGATAACTTGAACAACAAAGCTACTTATAACTATAGTCCATGGCCTACACCCTCGATCTTTTTCTGTGTCCTTTTTCATAGTTTATTTCatggattaatttaatttgttaggACAAAATTCTAAGCATATTAATGATGTTTCACTTATGATCACTGTTGTTTCACCTCAAAGGAAGGAATGTACTATACAATGACTGAAATGaaagtttcttcattttattcccACTA contains the following coding sequences:
- the Zip99C gene encoding LOW QUALITY PROTEIN: zinc transporter ZIP13 (The sequence of the model RefSeq protein was modified relative to this genomic sequence to represent the inferred CDS: inserted 1 base in 1 codon), with protein sequence MTNNISYEVIDTPSQLPGWLGAAFGSSLVGLAGMLPCLFLSDVKTRPLMYRFLLSFAVGGLLGDTFLQILPESYSRCGNNQSQVGLGILLGLFVCLFIETFSHSPQGSGYSNLLANSVDNLNHGLSIGSAFSVSTKVGILTTVCILLHEIPHEIGDFALLLESGFTSTQAAKAQFGTAAVGVCGAILALGADSIESLSLXWILPFTAGGFLNIALVSSLPGILASSKSKEDSVITAFGILSGVYIIYIMSMIL
- the LOC121113806 gene encoding monocarboxylate transporter 14 yields the protein MKKDTEKDRGCRPWTIVISSFVVQVIIHGIIWTVGIWNSVFIHEFHSTAAKTSLIGSLLNSMTYLGGLISSLLIFKYSCRTIICIGGALACFGLSMSSLVPCIEFLYLTFSIITGLGLGFAFTPSVVIICDYFEEKRSIALGIASSGAGFGSFIFSYINKALLDTLTWRSAIVANACFVVCIMVAGLVMRPFPIRNKENIPSDSTKYEKGMCLNSFMNESKQALSLFKIPSYSALCVNNFMMLFGYTMIIVHNVEFYKTIHFLDISHVPLLVSVFGISNLFGRIGFGIICYYAKGSVIAIYCACNLLQGLSVFVMPIADSFYTLLLCSGIFGFHSACMGPLIPEVTIKIVGPNNISIGYGFLLVFEGIGAMISPPLAGGIYDKTFRYDISFYMGGSFLIGAGLILGATHNMTEVYERRRKYNKDKPPPKDPIETI